AAAGAAAGGACATATTGCAATTGACCGAAGTCAGCAGGTGTAAATAATCTGGAGAGTAAGGGAGCTGCCAGGATCACACTCAATTGACCAATGGCAGTACCTGAGCTGAGTGTTGCAACATTGGAAGCAAAGGTTCCCTTGGTGAAGATTCTCTTTAGAAGTGCTCTCACTTTTTACCTGCAACTCCAGCTACAATGGTATCTTCAAGCTTCTGGGCAACGTGATCCCAGCTATTCGCTTTGGCTAGAGCAATTCTTTGGTGATCCTCCGGTTTAACCAGGGCCAATTGGATCTGGTCCAGGTACTCCTCATGGGTATTCCCAACAAAAATCACATCACGTAATTTGTCTATAGTTGAGGAATAATTCATGGAAACCACTGGTTTCCCTGCTGCACTATATTCATATAACTTATTGGGGTTCAGCGGTTTAGTTAATTCATCAACTACAAAAGGTATTAAGGCAACATTGAAAGCTTGAACAAATGCAGGTAGTACTTTATAATCGACTTTGCCTAGATATCGTAAGTTCGACAGACCCGTAAATTCTGTTTGAGATGAAAACCAACCGGGGTGTATTTCCGGTCCCAACAGGATAATTTCGTAGTCCGGATATGCTTTACAAATCTTTACAATTAACACAGCATCCAGCCAATCCATGGCTCCAGCATAACCCAATATGGGTTTTGTGATATTTATCAGCTCATCAGGTGTAGTTTGAAGCTGTGAGAAATGCTCATAATCCACACCATTGCCCAACAGCTGAACATTGTCAGCTCCCCATTTTACAATGGAATCCTGGATCTCGGGGCTAACGGCAAACGAAAGATCTGCCGTTTCCAGATAGGCCAGTAAATACTCACGAAGCCACTCAGGTGTACCAGGAAAATCCAGGTGGGCATCGTTGGCATCGTAAAAATGGAGGGTGGCCGGGAGTCTTCCGGCAATTTTGCCCCAGTAGGCTGAACTAAGACCAATGACACGATCTTTTCCCGAGAACCCTGAAAACATGGCCATTATTTGAAAATAGAGTGTTCCGATCAAGCCAAAGACCATACGCACCAAACGTAGATCCAGAATAGCAGCGATCCGTTTGTTGGGAATTCGCTTTAAAAAGGGAATGGTAAGCACGGTAAGATTTTCGCGGCGGCTGGGCAGCCAGTGCTGTTCTTTACCAACAACGTAGGGTTCGATATAGAGAATCTGCCAGTCATCTGGAAAGCGTCTGAGGATCTGTTGCTTACGGGTCACCAGATAATCCCATTTGATCTCGGCAAACCAGATTAGTTTTTTCATTAGAATTCTAACGTCAACATGGTGGACTGGTTCCCTATCTGGTCCGATGTTTTAAGTAGGTCATTAGAAATCCAAAACTCATGAAGATCTGTGAAAACAGGATCGTAATCCACTGATACCAGTGGGCGTGTCGAGCATAGATCTGAAGCATCCCGCGCAGTTTACGTTTGAGCTTTGAAAAACCAAACTCACCACCAATGGATGCTGACACTTTGTGATATATTTTACTCTGCGGGACAAATGCCAGTTGGTAACCAGCAGCGCGACAACGTAAGGAAAGGTCCACATCCTCCCCATACATTTTAAATGCCGGATCAAAGCCACCCATTTGATGCGCCAATTCTGTGGGCAGCATGAGACAACAACCCGTAATATAATCGGTAGCTTGTGTATCCGTCCTGATCGCACTTGAATTGGCTCTGATATGCCGATGAGCAACCACACCAGACCACAGATTAACAATTCCGCCCCCATACCAAACCAGGTCAGGATCAGCGGAATAGCACATCAGAGGAGCAGCCATTCCTACTGACCACTCGTTTTGAAATGCTTCCAGCAGAGGTTCCACAAAATCAGCTTCAACGGTTGTATCATTATTTAGGAAAATGAGATAATCGAAATGACGACCCCTGGTCCACTCCAATCCGGCATTGTTCCCCCCGCCATAGAGTAGATTCCGGGGTAATTCAAGCAGCTCAATCTGAGGATGAGCCTGCTTGATCCGGACAACTGAATCATCGTCGGATCCATTATCGATAACCACAAGCTCCGTATTTGCATAGGTCAGTTTTTGGAGAGAGTTCAAGCATTCAATCGTATCGTTGGCACCATTCCAGTTCAACACCAGAATGCAGACTTTTGGGTTATCCATCCAGAAACTCTTGGGTCATTTCTGTGCAAAAACTACCGATCGAAAATCGTGATTTGGAAGCTTTTACCTGCTTTGACATGGTTTCCTGATGAGAACCAGCAAAAAATTTGAGGATCATATCTCCCAAAGCCGGGGGATCTTCAGGCGGAACCAGATAACCGGTTTTTCCATGATCAATATACTCACCCAACCCCCCTACCTGAGTTGCGATCACTGGCCGATCCATTTGAAAGGCGATACCAATGATCCCGCTCTGGGTAGCGGTTCGATATGGCAGAACCAGCACATCACAGGCCGCGAAATACAGGGGTAATTCATCATCAGGAATGAATTCATTGCGATAGACGATATTTGAAGATATGCCGGCTGCCTGGATCAGGTCTTTATATTTCTGCTCATCTTCATAAGCCTCACCAAGGATAAATGCCTGAAAATCCGGGAGTTTACCCCTAATCATCCCCAGCGCTTTTATGAAAATGTCCAAGCCCTTATAAGGTCTAATGAGACCAAAGAAGAGCATAACGGGTTTATCAGAAAGCTTCAGCAGCTCACGGGCTTCAGATTTCGTATAGCGGGACTGATAGATCTCATAAAGCGGATGGAATAGTGTTGTTACAGAAGCCTCTGGACTATTCGTCAACACATCCTCGGTAACAGATCTGGACATGGTAAATACGTGATCAGCGTGTCGCAGTACCCGTTTAGCCATCCATGAATCGATCCATGATCTCTCATGAGGAATGAGATTATCCACCACTATCGCAACGCTTATGCCAGCCTTCTTCAATTGTCGGCTGATCACATTGATCAGGGGAGCAAAAAAAGGATTCCAATAACGAAAGATAACCAGTTCTGACTGAAAGGCGTTAATGCTGCGAACCGCTTTAAACCAGGTAAAGGGGTTGATGGAATCCAGAATTCTTTCCGATGGAAAATCAGAGGCAAGTTGCCCCACCTTGTATTCAGTTTTTCCGGGAAAGAGCAGTTTCGGGTATTGACGGGAATAATTGATAAACTGGACACTGTGATCCCTGCTCAATTCTTCATAGATCAATGCGCTTAAATCCGAAATGCCACCGCGATACGGTGGTCCAACACTAATCAAAGAAAGTCGCACACCCAAGCCGGATCAGTCATCATCACGGATGACAGGATTCTCCTTATGGAGTGAGCTGGTGATCAATTCCCCCAATAGTCCCATAGACACAAATTGGCCTCCGATGATGGCAAGCAGAATACCGATAAAGAAGATGGGACGATTATTAATCCACTGACCCGTACCATAAAAATATTGTTGCAACCACTGGATGCTAAGGAATCCGAGGATTCCTAGGCCCAGCATCAAAAGCAGCATGCCGGCCAGGCCGAAAAAGTGCATGGGTTTCCGCATGTATTTACCTAGAAACATAACGGTAAACAGATCAAGGTATCCGGTAAAGAGTCGGGCTATCCCATATTTTGATTCGCCATATTTTCGGGCACGGTGCTGGACAACTTTCTCAGTACAGGAAAAACCTTTCTGCTTTGCTAAAACAGGAATATACCGATGCATTTCGCCGTAGAGGTCGATGTTCTTCACTACTTTCCGGGTATAGGCTTTCAGTCCACAATTAAAATCATGAATGGGTATTCCAGAAAGTTTAGAGACCGTTAAGTTATACAACTTCGATGGCCATCTTTTACCGATGGGATCATGGCGAATCTGTTTCCAGCCACTCACCATATCCCAGCCATCATCCAATACTGTAATGAGGGGCAGGATCTCTTCCGGATTGTCCTGAAGATCAGCATCCATGGTAATCACATAATCACCATTAGCAGCTTTAAAACCGGCATTTAAAGCAGCTGCCTTGCCATGGTTCCTCTGAAAGCTGATTACCCTCACACGGGTATCAGATACAGCCATTTCCCGAATCAAATCCAAAGATCCATCCGTTGAGCCATCATCTATGAATATGATCTCAAATTGATGGCTGGAAGACTCCAGTGATTTTTCGACCTGAGACAATAGTTCTGCCAAAGATTCATCTTCATTAAAGAGTGGAACTACAATACTTATTAGACTCAATGAACCATCCTCACATTATCATTTTTCATGGATCTTAACGTAATTTACCTGCTCGCATATAGTAGATATAAGCTTCATTTGACTTTCCAAGATACTCCAAAACATCTCCCATATGCATTAAAACCTCTGGATTGTCGGGATTGATATTCAAAGACCGATCAATGAATTCACGGGCCAGCTGGATGTGGCCAAGTTTAAAATATATCCAACCGGCTGTATCAAGATAAGGAGCATTGTTGGGATTGATGACCAACGCTCGTTCAACAAATCCTGCAGCATGGCGCAGGGTATCCTCACTCACCTCCCCTTCTGTTAGCAGGTAAGCATAATTATTTAAGGCCAGATCATCTTCCGGGTTGATAGTGATCAATTGAACGTAGGTTTGCAATACTTCCTCACGTCGTCCGCAAAGATCTAATGTTGCGGCGATCATATGGAGGGTTTGCCCATCATCCGGACGAATTTCGAGGGTCTTTTCCAGGGCATCCAGAGCCTGCTGAAAATGGAGTGAGTCCCCCGTTTCAACTGCAATATCCTGTAGGATACTGCCCATTAACCGATGCAGGAAGAAATCATCTGGAAAGGCTGGGAGATAACTTTCCAAAACGACCCGGGCCTGATTCACTTCATCTACATCCAAATAGGTCCAGATCAACATGGATACAGCATTAGAATGATCTGGCTGTACTCCCAGGATCTCTTTCAGGATGATACGAGCTGTACTGGACTCGCCGGCATCGATAAGCAATTGGCTCAGCTTGAGCTTAAGTTCCCAGGATTCCTGACCATCTTCCAGAACCTTAGTGAGATAATCTATGGCTGCCATTTCACCGTGCATGACCTTTACCAGATCAGTTTTCATGCTTTGCAGATCCATAGAATATGGAGCAACCTCGATCAGTGAATCCATCAAGGCTTCAGCGGCAAAAAAGCGATTCATGCCGAGGAATAATCTGATCTGACGACCTACCAGGTCAGTCTGTGTCGGCATCCGTTTAATAAGCTTGTCATAAAGATCAGTAATTCGGGTATAGTCATTGGCATTGAGGTAGATGTTTTCAGCCCGTTGCAGAGCAGCCATCCGATCTGTATCCAATTCCCAGAGGCGAATTAAAAAATCAGCTTCACGGATGGTATCTCCCAATACATGGTATATCCGGGCTGTCTGGAGAATGGCATAATCATTATTATGCTCCACATCCAGGATCTGATCAAAATAGTTCAGGGCCAGAGTATGCTCTGCTTCTGACTGGGCAATCTCACCCAACAATTCAAGGGCTTTCAAGTTATGGGGTTGTAGATCGATCACTTCCAGCAAGGCTGCCTTGGCAAGTGCTTTTTGATCCACTTGAAAGTATAATCTGGCAAGTGAAAAATGAATGTCAGCCGCTCCGGCATCAAATGTAAGAGCTCGCTCATAAGCGATAATGGCCTGGTCAAGCTTTCCATCTGATTCCAGATTCATTCCATTCATGAATGCATCAATGGCTCGCGTATCGTAAGTGCGGATATTTTCTTGAGCATTCAGTGAAATAGCAGTAACAACCACAGTAATAGCTGAGTAGATCCATACGACCATTCTATGTGATAAACGATTAATGGGCATTAATCTCCGTAGTATTCTCTGGTAATTCCGGAAGCGGTTTGCCGTAGAATTTTAAGACAAGATACAGTGTCCCGATACTCAGAGCATAAAATAGGATTCCCGTGAAATATGATGGTTCGGAGATCAGTCCGATGGGTAGAAAACCGAACAAAATAGCCACGGTGCCAACCAACAGGGCGTAAGGCAACTGGGTTTGCACATGGTCCACATTATCAGCGCCACTAGCCAGTGATGAAAGAATGGTGGTATCCGAGATTGGTGAACAGTGATCACCAAATGTTGCTCCACTGATGATCCCTGAGAAAGTAGCCCAAAACAAGACCGTATGAACATCACCATACAACTGAATGGAGAGCGGAACGACGAGCGGGATCAGGATCGACATGGTTCCATAAGAAGTACCTGTAGCAAAACTGATCAATGCTGCAATAATAAAGGTCAGGGTGGGAAGAAGACCAGGTGAGATCCAATCCCGAGTATAGTGCACGATAAAATCAGCTGTGTGAATATCGGTACAAACCGATCCCAGACTCCAGGCCAATACCAGAATGATGGCGGCTAAAAACATGGTTCGGGCACCTTCAAACCAACTTTCCAAGGCAGCTTTGAGGGTTAACAATCGTTGACTTAACGCCATCACTATGGCCACAACAATGGCAATATAGCTAGCCCACAAAAGAGCCTGACTGGAATCAGTATTTTCCATGATCAACAGCAACTTCTCCAGAGCAGTGGAGCCCGCCGGAAAAGCATCCGGCATACCGGTAACAATCATCCCGGTAATGGTCATAAGAATGACGATGAATATCGGTATCACCGCATTGTACCAGCGGTGGGGAATATCCTTGGGGATCGCATTTCTGAGCAGCGAATCATCTGACAACGGTTTGGCACCGGGTCCTAAAACAGCCCCTGTGGTAATCGTTCTTGATTCAGCCGCATACATGGGTCCAAACTCACGGCGCATTGTGGCATTCATAAACACAAATACGATGGCTAGAATTGCATAATAACTAAATGGTATTGACAAAAGAAATAACAAATACGCATTGGTCTGAATCCCCAGAACCTTTAGCTGACCATCTAAAAGCGACATGGCGAAAACGATCCAGGTGCTAATCAAGCCAATACTGGCAACCGGTGCAGCTGTAGAATCAACGATATAGCTCAGCTTTTCTCGACTGATCCTCAACTTGTCGGTAAAGGGCCTCATGGTGTTTCCCACCAAAAGACTGTTGGCATAATCATCAAAGAAAATAAAGAGACCCATGGATGCTGTAGCAACCTGTCCCCGTACCCGTGTCTTGGCAAACCGAGCAGCAATGGCCACAATCCCGGCCAGACCACCGTTCTTCTGCACTATCCCGATGAGACCCCCGAATCCAAAGGTAAACAGGAGAATGGTAGCATGACCGGGATTGGCAACCGTGTGAACTATATAGCTATCCAATGAACTGAGAAAGCCATCGATGGGGTTATAGCTGAGCATAATGGTCACCCCTGCCCATATCCCAGAAAAAAGTGAGATCAACATTTCCCTGGTGAGTAAAGCTAAAATGATAGCTAACAACGGGGGCAGGATACTGAGCCACCCTGGTATAGTTGCAATTTCTTTGCGGGTGATCTCTTCGGCGCCCAACCCGTACTCCAGAGTAGCTCGTCCCTTAAGGATAACCTGGGCACTGCCCTTATCAGTCGTGATCTGGAGTGCGCTTTTTTCAAATCCGGTAACGGTAACCGGCTCCTGTTCGGAAGCCTGGTCAAAATGCTCCCAACTAACCTCAAAGGGTACACCGGAAAGAATAATTGGTGGAAATTCCAAGTCTTGGGCTTGAATTGGGGAAATGGAAAAATAGAGTAAGCAAACGGCTGTCAGCAATAGTTTCGTTCTTGTTAAGCCTTGGATTTTGGCACCATTCCTTTCTCAAATTTGACAACCTGATCCCCTCCGCGTCGTTTTGCGGTATACATGGCCGCATCTGCTGACTGGATCAGATCCTGCATGGCCTTGCCATCACGTGGGAATTCAGACAGGCCAATGCTGACCTTATTTTCGATAGTGATCTCATTCATTTCAAATTGATGATCACGTATGGCAGCACAGAGGCGACGGGCACTGGCCAAACAGGCTGCAGCATCAGAATTCACCATGATAATAACGAATTCCTCACCTCCATATCTTCCTGGAATATCACTGGTTCGAATGGAGTCACGAATTATCTGGGAAGTTTCCCGCAATACAAAATCACCCATAAGATGACCGTGAGTATCATTTACCAATTTGAATTTATCCAGGTCTAGAAAGAGAACTAC
This genomic interval from Candidatus Neomarinimicrobiota bacterium contains the following:
- a CDS encoding glycosyltransferase; this translates as MKKLIWFAEIKWDYLVTRKQQILRRFPDDWQILYIEPYVVGKEQHWLPSRRENLTVLTIPFLKRIPNKRIAAILDLRLVRMVFGLIGTLYFQIMAMFSGFSGKDRVIGLSSAYWGKIAGRLPATLHFYDANDAHLDFPGTPEWLREYLLAYLETADLSFAVSPEIQDSIVKWGADNVQLLGNGVDYEHFSQLQTTPDELINITKPILGYAGAMDWLDAVLIVKICKAYPDYEIILLGPEIHPGWFSSQTEFTGLSNLRYLGKVDYKVLPAFVQAFNVALIPFVVDELTKPLNPNKLYEYSAAGKPVVSMNYSSTIDKLRDVIFVGNTHEEYLDQIQLALVKPEDHQRIALAKANSWDHVAQKLEDTIVAGVAGKK
- a CDS encoding glycosyltransferase family 2 protein, translated to MDNPKVCILVLNWNGANDTIECLNSLQKLTYANTELVVIDNGSDDDSVVRIKQAHPQIELLELPRNLLYGGGNNAGLEWTRGRHFDYLIFLNNDTTVEADFVEPLLEAFQNEWSVGMAAPLMCYSADPDLVWYGGGIVNLWSGVVAHRHIRANSSAIRTDTQATDYITGCCLMLPTELAHQMGGFDPAFKMYGEDVDLSLRCRAAGYQLAFVPQSKIYHKVSASIGGEFGFSKLKRKLRGMLQIYARHAHWYQWITILFSQIFMSFGFLMTYLKHRTR
- a CDS encoding glycosyltransferase, producing the protein MRLSLISVGPPYRGGISDLSALIYEELSRDHSVQFINYSRQYPKLLFPGKTEYKVGQLASDFPSERILDSINPFTWFKAVRSINAFQSELVIFRYWNPFFAPLINVISRQLKKAGISVAIVVDNLIPHERSWIDSWMAKRVLRHADHVFTMSRSVTEDVLTNSPEASVTTLFHPLYEIYQSRYTKSEARELLKLSDKPVMLFFGLIRPYKGLDIFIKALGMIRGKLPDFQAFILGEAYEDEQKYKDLIQAAGISSNIVYRNEFIPDDELPLYFAACDVLVLPYRTATQSGIIGIAFQMDRPVIATQVGGLGEYIDHGKTGYLVPPEDPPALGDMILKFFAGSHQETMSKQVKASKSRFSIGSFCTEMTQEFLDG
- a CDS encoding glycosyltransferase family 2 protein, producing the protein MSLISIVVPLFNEDESLAELLSQVEKSLESSSHQFEIIFIDDGSTDGSLDLIREMAVSDTRVRVISFQRNHGKAAALNAGFKAANGDYVITMDADLQDNPEEILPLITVLDDGWDMVSGWKQIRHDPIGKRWPSKLYNLTVSKLSGIPIHDFNCGLKAYTRKVVKNIDLYGEMHRYIPVLAKQKGFSCTEKVVQHRARKYGESKYGIARLFTGYLDLFTVMFLGKYMRKPMHFFGLAGMLLLMLGLGILGFLSIQWLQQYFYGTGQWINNRPIFFIGILLAIIGGQFVSMGLLGELITSSLHKENPVIRDDD
- a CDS encoding tetratricopeptide repeat protein, translating into MPINRLSHRMVVWIYSAITVVVTAISLNAQENIRTYDTRAIDAFMNGMNLESDGKLDQAIIAYERALTFDAGAADIHFSLARLYFQVDQKALAKAALLEVIDLQPHNLKALELLGEIAQSEAEHTLALNYFDQILDVEHNNDYAILQTARIYHVLGDTIREADFLIRLWELDTDRMAALQRAENIYLNANDYTRITDLYDKLIKRMPTQTDLVGRQIRLFLGMNRFFAAEALMDSLIEVAPYSMDLQSMKTDLVKVMHGEMAAIDYLTKVLEDGQESWELKLKLSQLLIDAGESSTARIILKEILGVQPDHSNAVSMLIWTYLDVDEVNQARVVLESYLPAFPDDFFLHRLMGSILQDIAVETGDSLHFQQALDALEKTLEIRPDDGQTLHMIAATLDLCGRREEVLQTYVQLITINPEDDLALNNYAYLLTEGEVSEDTLRHAAGFVERALVINPNNAPYLDTAGWIYFKLGHIQLAREFIDRSLNINPDNPEVLMHMGDVLEYLGKSNEAYIYYMRAGKLR
- a CDS encoding Na+/H+ antiporter NhaC family protein is translated as MLTAVCLLYFSISPIQAQDLEFPPIILSGVPFEVSWEHFDQASEQEPVTVTGFEKSALQITTDKGSAQVILKGRATLEYGLGAEEITRKEIATIPGWLSILPPLLAIILALLTREMLISLFSGIWAGVTIMLSYNPIDGFLSSLDSYIVHTVANPGHATILLFTFGFGGLIGIVQKNGGLAGIVAIAARFAKTRVRGQVATASMGLFIFFDDYANSLLVGNTMRPFTDKLRISREKLSYIVDSTAAPVASIGLISTWIVFAMSLLDGQLKVLGIQTNAYLLFLLSIPFSYYAILAIVFVFMNATMRREFGPMYAAESRTITTGAVLGPGAKPLSDDSLLRNAIPKDIPHRWYNAVIPIFIVILMTITGMIVTGMPDAFPAGSTALEKLLLIMENTDSSQALLWASYIAIVVAIVMALSQRLLTLKAALESWFEGARTMFLAAIILVLAWSLGSVCTDIHTADFIVHYTRDWISPGLLPTLTFIIAALISFATGTSYGTMSILIPLVVPLSIQLYGDVHTVLFWATFSGIISGATFGDHCSPISDTTILSSLASGADNVDHVQTQLPYALLVGTVAILFGFLPIGLISEPSYFTGILFYALSIGTLYLVLKFYGKPLPELPENTTEINAH